The following DNA comes from Cedecea neteri.
CGAAGCGGGTTTCAGGATTTCTTCACAACACAACGCCATTACTGCAGCAGAGAGATGTCTGCCACCTGCAGGAACAGCTCGCGCAGCTTAGTCAGCAGCGTCAGGCGGTTAATACGCAGATCTTTATCTTCCGCGTTTACCATCACCTTGTCGAAGAACTCATCCACCGGCTCGCGCAGGTTGGCCAGCTCTTCCAGAGCTTCCTGGTAACGGCCTTCGGCGAAGTACGGCTGCAGTTTATCGCGCAGCACGACGACGTTGGTCGCCAGACGAATTTCTTCGGCTTCTTTCAGCACGGTGGCCTGCACGGTGTCGTTCAGCACTTCGTCAGACTTGGCAAGAATGTTGGAAACACGCTTGTTAGCCGCCGCCAGAGATGCCGCCGCTTCCAGAGTACGGAAGTGGGAAACCGCCTTCATGCGAGCATCGAAGTCAGCCGGTTTGGTAGGACGACGCGCCAGAACAGCCTGGATGGTGTCAACCGCGTGGCCTTCTTCCTGATACCAGGTGCGGAAGCGACCCAGCATGAAGTCGATAACTTCATCTACCACGTTGGTGTTGGTCAGCTTGCTGCCGTAGAGGCGAACCGCTTCTTCGGTCAGAGTTTGCAGGTCCAGCGGCAGGTTTTTCTCAACGATAATACGCAACACGCCCAGCGCGGCGCGGCGCAGCGCGAACGGGTCTTTATCGCCTTTCGGATGCTGGCCAATGCCAAAGATGCCCGCGAGGGTGTCCATCTTATCGGCAATCGCCACGGCACAGGCCACCAGGTTAGACGGCAGGGCATCACCCGCAAAGCGTGGCTGGTACTGCTCGTTCAGCGCAACCGCAACGTCTTCCGCTTCGCCGTCGTGGCGCGCGTAGTGCATGCCCATCACGCCCTGGGTGTCGGTAAACTCGAACACCATGTTGGTCATCAGGTCGCACTTAGACAGCAGGCCAGCGCGGGTCGCGTGATTCACGTCGGCGCCAATCTGGCCCGCAATCCAGCCGGAAAGCGCTTCGATACGGTTGGTTTTGTCGCGCAGGGTACCCAGCTCTTTCTGGAACAGAACTGTTTCCAGACGCGGCAGGTTGTCTTCCAGGCGCTTTTTACGGTCGGTATTGAAGAAGAACTCGGCATCTGCGAGGCGCGGGCGAACCACCTTCTCGTTACCGGAGATGATCTGCACCGGGTCTTTGGACTCGATGTTCGCCACGAAGATGAAGTTCGGCAGCAGTTTGCCGTCGGCCGCGTAGACCGGGAAGTA
Coding sequences within:
- the glyS gene encoding glycine--tRNA ligase subunit beta; amino-acid sequence: MSEKTFLVEIGTEELPPKALRSLAESFAANVTAELDAANIAHGEVKWFAAPRRLALKIANLAASQPDREVEKRGPAVSAAFDAEGKPSKAAEGWARGCGITVDQAERLATDKGEWLMYRAHVKGESVQALLPNMIATSLAKLPIPKLMRWGASDIQFVRPIHTVTLLLGDELIPATILGIQSARVIRGHRFMGEPEFTIDNADQYPQILLERGKVIADYEARKAAIKRDAEEAARKIGGQADLSESLLEEVTSLVEWPVVLTAKFEEKFLAVPAEALVYTMKGDQKYFPVYAADGKLLPNFIFVANIESKDPVQIISGNEKVVRPRLADAEFFFNTDRKKRLEDNLPRLETVLFQKELGTLRDKTNRIEALSGWIAGQIGADVNHATRAGLLSKCDLMTNMVFEFTDTQGVMGMHYARHDGEAEDVAVALNEQYQPRFAGDALPSNLVACAVAIADKMDTLAGIFGIGQHPKGDKDPFALRRAALGVLRIIVEKNLPLDLQTLTEEAVRLYGSKLTNTNVVDEVIDFMLGRFRTWYQEEGHAVDTIQAVLARRPTKPADFDARMKAVSHFRTLEAAASLAAANKRVSNILAKSDEVLNDTVQATVLKEAEEIRLATNVVVLRDKLQPYFAEGRYQEALEELANLREPVDEFFDKVMVNAEDKDLRINRLTLLTKLRELFLQVADISLLQ